GCCCCGAGATTTTTTGTCGGATAGAAACTGAACGCTCCGTAGTCACCGAATGTTCCGGTGAGTCGGTCTCTCCACTTGGCACCATGGCTTTGGGCGGCATCTTCGATCAGTCTGAGATCAAATTTCTTCGCTATTCTTGTGATAAAGCCCATTTCGCACGGCTTACCGTAGAGATGGACAACCATTATTGCCCGGGTTCTGTTTGTGATTTTTTCTTCAATCTTTCGTGAGTCGATGTTGTAAGTTTTAATGTCGGGCTCAACGAGTACGGGTTTCAGTCCCGCATGAAGAATGGCGAGAATAGTTGCAATATAAGTATTTGAAGGCACTATCACTTCGGAATTCGGGGGGAATTCAAATGCCTTCAGTGCAAGAAGAAGAGCGTCGAGACCAGAAGCTACACCGAGACAGTAGGCGACACGATGGTAGTCCGCAAATTCCTCTTCGAATTTTTTAACATTATTCCCGAGTATATACCAGCCTGATTTGAGGGTTTCGGCGAATGATTTTTGGTATTCTTCAAAAAACGGCTGATTCAGTTTCCCCAGATTTTCGTACTCGATCACTTGTACTCCTCGTGTATATAATCGTCGATATCATATTCGGATGATGCAAGTACAAGAAGAATTGCGTCATCACTGAATTTGTGCATGATGTGCCAGTCCTGAGGCTCGAGTATAAGACATCTAGAAGGACTGTCAAGAAGGAAATTCTCTTTGGTTGTGCCGTTGTTGTTGTAAACTTCCACACTCCCTTTGAGGCAGATAGTTGCCTGAACGGTCTTTTTGTGGCGGTGTTTGGCTCTTGGGAGGTCCTTGCTGTTATTGTAGATATAATAAACCCGTTTAATTTCGAAAGGGAGCACCTTTTCAATAACAGTCAGGCTGCCTCTTTCGTCATCTTTGGTTTGCAGATCAATAAAATATGCCATTAACTCCTCAAGAATGTTTTCTCTTCAAACACATTGTAGACACCGGTTAGTTTCCTGTAAAGATAAATCAACGGTGTTTTGGGTAGAATTTTGTTTTCTCTTGCACCGTGGGGGTCGAAACCGGGATAATCGACTAAAATATCTTTTTTTATTTGATTTAGCTTGTGAATATACGGTTTATAGAAGATATTTAAAACATCATCTGTCAGGATTCTTCTTCCAAGCTCGATTTTGCCGTCCTTGAAGAACCTCAAGTAGTGGTAGTGATAAAAAATTACATCGAATTTTTCACCGGATGAACCCACCGTTCCTGTAATTTTATCTGATTTTTTTTCAAATTCGTATTGCTGCACATTCCAGGCTGCGAGACCACCCCCGTGGTGTTGCATCACATGCACACCTTCGAATCTTTCTGTCCAGTCATCCAGGTAGAGCTGATCTCCAAATTTTCCGTCCTCATAACGGTCGTAGCACCACTCGAGGCATCTTTCCCGCCACCATGTCAGGGCTTTTCTTCCTTTTTCATCATTTTTGAAAGTGACAAACTGAACGCAGTATTTTCCGCTTTTCACTTCCTTGTTGTACTGAGGGGAATACCTGTGCTCTGTCAGCAGTATCGATTTGTCGCCAAGCTCATTAAAGATTGGTTCAGGTGACGAGTAAAAACAGATGTCTGCATCTATGTAAGTGCAGTGGTCAACTCCGAATTTATCCAGTACATAGAGAACGGTTGAAGATGTAGCCGTCCAGCAATACTCTGCGATTGATCTGGTCGGTTTGACCTTCATAAGTTCGGGGTCTTCAAATTCCTTTAGACTGATTACCTCGGTATTTTTAAGTTTCATAGCCGTCAGGATTTTATAGGACCTGTCGTCGAAAGCAAATATAAAAAGCCTGAAATCGGGGATAAACTTCATCATCGACTGATGCAGTGCCAGTCCGCGGGTCAGGTAGTTGGAATCGAAAAGGGTGCAGAAATTATATGTCATTGGTTGAACAGTTTCGCGAATTTCTCCTTCACGGCAGGAAGGAATTTCAGTTTGAGAAGTTCTTTTTTCAGTTTCCCCTCTGAAAATTTGATCATTTCATTAAAAAGGGGATTCGAAAACCTCTCCCGACCGTGATGGGCAATAGATAGCGAGTGTCCGTACTGTTTTTCAAGAACGGCAAATACCCAACCGAGAAGGTGATCCCTCAAAGAGAGCTTTTCGCTGAAGTCGTTGAAATATTTTAACTCAGCCCAGCCGGGTGAATTTTTATGAGAATAGAAAATAAACTTTTTCAATTTATTTGGAAGATGCAGGCTCTCAACATCGTCTTCCCTGAGCCGTTGCGAACCCTTTACGGTCATGGCCCCAAGCCAGAAGGGGAGCGCATCGAAATATTCAAAAACCTTGTAAAGCTTGTCTTCACCTTTATATGAATCGATGATGCCAGGCTCAAGCTCAACCACGAGAGCCTTTTTCTGAACATCCTCCGGGAGCGACTTGAAAATACTAAGGTCGATCCCTTGTGTGTCGGTCTTTAACCAGTCAATTTTTTTTATCTTTAGATCGCTCAAAACTTTTGGAAGCGTTGTGTTTTTAACCGACACCTTTTTATCCACTCCAAATTTTGAGGCAAAAGCCCATTCCTCGAGTGCTTTATTATCGGGCTCGAGAGTACTCGAACAATAGGGAGAAGCGGTCAGATAGAAATCCGTCTTGTCCCCTTCAGAGGCAGAAACGAGGGAATTGTAGATATAGAGTTTTTTAAAACCTTTTGATTCATCGGAAATGTAGCCGAACTCCCTGTCGTCAGCATCAAAAGCGAGGCATACCGCGTGTTTTGCGAAAGGCTTCCACTCTTTGTGGATGCTTCCAGAGGCACCGATATCCACCAGAACAGGTGGGTCTTTGGTCAACTCTTTGGAAAGGAAAATTCTGTCTATAAGATTCATACGGTTTTTCTCAGTAAAAAGAGTGGCAAAAGAGAGAAAAGGTTTGGAAACATCCCCGTGAGAGAGTCCTTGAAACTGTTATTCGAAAAAACAGTGGAAAATTTTTCGATTTCAAGTCCGCCGACACTTCCAACGAGTTCCTTGAAATCACTTATCGAAAGTTGATGGATATGACCTGTTGAATACCACGAATATCCAAACAGGCAGGGTTTGGGCATTCTCCCGTGTAACAGCATATCGAGACGGTTTCTGTAAAATCCAAAGTTGGGAAATGATACAATCTGCTTCTTGGAGATGCGTTTCATCTCTTTTAGCAGCACCTCGGGATACATTACCATTTGTATTGTCACATTGCAAACCGAAATATCAAACTCGTCATCGGCAAAAGGAAGAGGTTCGTCGATTCGTCCCAAACGGGC
The nucleotide sequence above comes from Ignavibacteria bacterium. Encoded proteins:
- a CDS encoding DegT/DnrJ/EryC1/StrS family aminotransferase, with amino-acid sequence MIEYENLGKLNQPFFEEYQKSFAETLKSGWYILGNNVKKFEEEFADYHRVAYCLGVASGLDALLLALKAFEFPPNSEVIVPSNTYIATILAILHAGLKPVLVEPDIKTYNIDSRKIEEKITNRTRAIMVVHLYGKPCEMGFITRIAKKFDLRLIEDAAQSHGAKWRDRLTGTFGDYGAFSFYPTKNLGALGDAGAMLMQNEDLYKKILRLRNYGSDIKYYNEVVGYNSRLDEMQAGFLSIKLRKLDEINEHKRELAEIYHNGLKSDFIKPYRSDDHYDVYHIYNVRHKKRDKLREYLLKNEIKTDIHYPVAPHKQKAMQGIIEGEYPISEEIHNTTLSLPISYFHTKDDIYKVVEVMNRF
- a CDS encoding glycosyl transferase, with protein sequence MTYNFCTLFDSNYLTRGLALHQSMMKFIPDFRLFIFAFDDRSYKILTAMKLKNTEVISLKEFEDPELMKVKPTRSIAEYCWTATSSTVLYVLDKFGVDHCTYIDADICFYSSPEPIFNELGDKSILLTEHRYSPQYNKEVKSGKYCVQFVTFKNDEKGRKALTWWRERCLEWCYDRYEDGKFGDQLYLDDWTERFEGVHVMQHHGGGLAAWNVQQYEFEKKSDKITGTVGSSGEKFDVIFYHYHYLRFFKDGKIELGRRILTDDVLNIFYKPYIHKLNQIKKDILVDYPGFDPHGARENKILPKTPLIYLYRKLTGVYNVFEEKTFLRS
- a CDS encoding FdtA/QdtA family cupin domain-containing protein; the encoded protein is MAYFIDLQTKDDERGSLTVIEKVLPFEIKRVYYIYNNSKDLPRAKHRHKKTVQATICLKGSVEVYNNNGTTKENFLLDSPSRCLILEPQDWHIMHKFSDDAILLVLASSEYDIDDYIHEEYK
- a CDS encoding methyltransferase domain-containing protein yields the protein MTKDINSPEHNDNRKYDYTGIESEVRKEYEVIEGFIDSPSSIIDLGCGNGSLLHSLMQKRKCTRAVGLEISESGVEISKKKGIDARLGRIDEPLPFADDEFDISVCNVTIQMVMYPEVLLKEMKRISKKQIVSFPNFGFYRNRLDMLLHGRMPKPCLFGYSWYSTGHIHQLSISDFKELVGSVGGLEIEKFSTVFSNNSFKDSLTGMFPNLFSLLPLFLLRKTV
- a CDS encoding FkbM family methyltransferase, encoding MNLIDRIFLSKELTKDPPVLVDIGASGSIHKEWKPFAKHAVCLAFDADDREFGYISDESKGFKKLYIYNSLVSASEGDKTDFYLTASPYCSSTLEPDNKALEEWAFASKFGVDKKVSVKNTTLPKVLSDLKIKKIDWLKTDTQGIDLSIFKSLPEDVQKKALVVELEPGIIDSYKGEDKLYKVFEYFDALPFWLGAMTVKGSQRLREDDVESLHLPNKLKKFIFYSHKNSPGWAELKYFNDFSEKLSLRDHLLGWVFAVLEKQYGHSLSIAHHGRERFSNPLFNEMIKFSEGKLKKELLKLKFLPAVKEKFAKLFNQ